A window of Nitrospirota bacterium genomic DNA:
CAAGTCTTACTGCTTCTTCCTTGAACTGCTTGTCGTATTTCCTGTTCCCTTTTCTCTCTCCCATCTCACACCTCCTAAGGTTCTAAGGTTTATATTTTACCTAACCTTTCGGTGTGTACGCTGTTTCGGGGGAACTTCAAATACTTTGGAAAATGTTTTTTACAACAACTTAATCACAATGGCGGGCATTATGTTTGCTGCAATTGTTGGTGGTTTTTTCTCTTTTGTTAGCCTTGTCTCCTCAAAAGAACAAAAAGTATCTGAATTTCGCCAAGAATGGATCGATGGGTTACGGGGAGATCTATCAGTCTTCTTTTCTTCCGCTCGAGCACTATGTCGAACTATGCAAGAGGCACGCAGCCCGAACACCACTGATGAAGATGTTCAAGACTTCAAGTTTGGGAGGGAAAAGATAGGACACATGCGCTTGGCTGGTGCTGATGCTCTCTATCGAGTAAAGCTACGCCTAAACAAGAATGAGCTCGAACATAGGGAGCTACAGCGCTTACTTGAAACTGCGATAAAGATTCAAAATCGAATAAATATAGATAAAGGGCTTGATTACACTGAGGCACTTGACGCCATCGAAAGTGCCTCTGAATACTCCCAAGATGTTTTGAAAAGCGAATGGGAGAGAGTAAAAATTGGCGAACCAACATATCGCTATTCTAAATATTTTGCAGTTGCGGTCCTTCTTCTTGGTTTGGTAGTTTTCTCTTTAAGTGCATATGTGATTCTTAGCAGCAGACTACCTGATGTGGTAAGTGAAAAGACTGTGCAGAAGAGAATGGGGTCAGGCTTGCAAACATGCAAATAAAATTGAATACGATGGAGCAGTGTATCGCCATCCTTCCGGCTGAAGCTCATCCCGCACTGTGCTGAAACGGTTTCCATAAAGATGAAATATTAAACCAGACACCTGCCGTCAAAACTCTTTTCATCAATACCGAGAAGCGAGATTATCGTGGGGCCTACATCAACTATGTTGATATCAGAAACATCTATCTTGCGGTTAATAAAGAAGGTCGCGTCATCCCTATATGCAATCATCCCGTGCCATTTCATTCATTTTGACTTCATCCTTACATTTTGTTAATATCACATCATAGGGCGATAAATAAAGAAGGAGTACGCGTATGAAGGCAATCAGAGCGATTTATGACGGACACGCTGTAAAACTCATGGAACCCGTTCTTTTAAAGGGAAAAACAGATGTCCTCGTCGTCTTTCCTGATATTTCTGCCAAAATTTCTGCACCAGAAGCGAGGAGACTTCTTCGCGGCTCTGGCAAGGGCGAAGGGCTGGTCAAAAAACTGTTACAATCACGCGCAGAGGACATAACCCTTGGCGGAAAATAAAAAAGGTGTCTATATTTTTGATACCTCCGCTCTTCTTGCATTCATTGAGGACGAAGACGGGGCCGAATATGCGGAAGATTTGTTGATTAAGGCAGAGCAAAATGAGGTAACGATTTTTATCGCATTCGTCAGCCTTACCGAGGTAATGTATATCACGTTACAGGAAAAGGATGAAGCCACGGCCCAATCAAGAGTTGCCCTCATTAAATCTCTTTCTTGCATTATAGAAGAATCAAGTGAAACGTTGAACTTTGCTGCGGCGCGTTTGAAGTCAAAGAACCGCATATCATTGGCAGACGCGTACATTGCTGCATTATGTCAAGAACAAAACGGAATTCTCGTCCATAAAGATCCAGAATTTGAAAAGCTCACACCCGCCATCAACCAGCATAAGCTTCCATATAAATAGAGTCATAAGCATAAATCAAAATAAATGAACTACCTCGCAGCAGAGCTGAACGAGGTATCAAAAACTTACTGCTCAAACAAGACTAACTGCTTATTATTATAAATTCTCTCATACTCTTTTGGATTTCGCCATTGATTCTTCACATAGTTCATTATTGTCTCTTCGTTACCATGCTTACCAACTGTAGATATGAAATATCCTGATGTCCAGAAGTCACCACCCCAAAGAATTCTTTTCACCTCAGGTCGCCTTAAGAAAATCTCTTTTGCTATTTATCGCGCTCTTGAGGTCAAAACCTTTATGAGGCAGAGCGACAAGGTCAGGCGCGTCAGCAAGCAAGGCTCCGCTGTAAACCTCTTCCTTGAAGAGTACCTCTTTGATTACCTTCTCTCCATCCACTTCAAACGACAGCAGTTCACTCTTAAGTTTCTTCCTTAATCCTTCATACCCGCTTGCATCAACACAGCCTCGGGAATATTTTCCTTTTGAATGAATATAAAATCTTGCGGGGTCAAGAGCAAATACCGTGCTCTCTGAATGCATCGTTTCAAAAGAATCCGGGATATCCTTTGTGAACTTCAGATACCCTCTCTCCTTCAGCCATGAGTTCAGATATATCTCTTTCTTAATCGTTGTGAAGCCATGATCAGACAATATGATAAACGGGATTTCATCACCCGCCTTCTTATGCATCTCTCCTATCAGCGCGTCAATCTCCCTGTAGAAATCCAGGAAGAAATTGTGGATCGCATGCCCATCATCATCAAGCGCAGCCCATAGATAATGATGAAGCCTGTCAGTCTCTGTCACAACACCTATAAAAAGATCCCAGTCATCCTCGTTCAGAAAATGAAGTATCGCCTTCTTTCTTATGCCAAAGGTTGTTTTTATATTCTCTGCCAGCGCGGCTGATGATTCTCTCGCCTTCTGAGTATCAACATCCATCTTATATCCGATGCTCTTTAAGTATTCATAGGCTGATTCAGGATAAGTTGCCTTCTTAAGGTCAAGAGATACAAAACCGGATGTAAGAACACCGTTAAGTTGTCTGGCAGGATAAGTAGATGGTACATTTAGAACGACGCTTCTCTTGCCGTTCCTTCCGGCAACATCCCAGAGCGTGGCGCTTCTTAGATCATCAGCATTAGGGAACTTCCATTTGTATGTATTCTTCACGACCTCAGTGAAACCGTAGATACCGTGCCTTCCCGGATTCACACCTGTCATGAATGTGCTCCATGAAGTTGAAGAGACCTCGGGTATTGAAGCTGTCATCGGCGAGAGAGTGCCTGTAGCAATCATCTTTGCAAGGTTAGGCATAACGCCTGAATCAATAAACCTCTTAAGAAGACTGCAAGGCACACCATCTATGCCGAGCACAATGACCTTGTTCTGTTTGGCCGCTTTTTTCTTGAAGATATTGAACATAGATGTGATGATCTTTCAGAAATGAATTTATTAAATAACAAGAATAATTCCCCCTCTTTGGCAAAGAGGGGTTAGGGGAGATTTTAGAATAAATAATATCAAAGTTATAAAATCCCCCCTTGCCCCCCTTTTTCTAAGTGGGGAGAAAGATTACTACATATATCCCAAATCCCTAAGCTTGCTCATGATCTCTTCTTTGCCCTGTCCGCGGCCTGCCCTTTCATATGTGTTCTCAAGGTCCTGCTCCCATGCGGGGATGTCGGACATCTTTGTGGTAGAGCCTTTTGCGCCAAGTGAACGATAGCCTAAATTATATAGCGTGCAGAAAGGCACCTTGTACTTAAATATGAAATCCCATATATCCCGCTCTTTAAAATGCAGTATCGGCTGTATCCGCATATGAGGAGGATTCTTCCGAGGGCTAAAGAAGGTCTCCTGTACGCGCGCCTCCTGCTCGTCCCATCTTATAGCTGTTGCAAGCGCGGTAATCTTATTCTCCTCAAGGAACATGTTCATGGCTATCGTCTTCATCAGGTGGTTGCCGATAAAAGACTCGGGCTCGAACGGAAACTCCTCATCTGTGATCTCCAGAAGCGCGATCTCCTTTCTGTTGCGCTCATTAAGGCTGCTGACCTTTATCATATCGCCAACCTTTTCCGCCTTGGAAGCCACATCAATGTTCTTTGCGATACGGGCATCAAGGTTCCACTCTTTTTTGAGCTGGTTGAATATATCCCATATCTCTTCAAAGACATAACCCTCGTCAATGAACATGCACATCGGCATCTTAACTCCAAGCTCTTTGCATGACTCTCTGAAGAGCCAGGTCATTGTTGTGCTGTCCTTGCCGCCGGTCCAGGCTAACGCAAGATTATCAACACCGAACTTATCAATGGCCTCCTTGATTATCTTCTTTGAGTGCGCTATCTTCTCTTCAAGGCTCAAGCCCATCAGCCTCTCCATCTCTTCCATCGTCATAGATTCTGCTGTCATAACTCCTCCTTTAATTTATAAAAATCATTCTAAGTTCCACTTTCTCAGTTCAGTCTTCTTTATCTTGCCTGTCGCGGTCTTTGGAAATTCATTAACCTGTATTATCTTTCTCGGTATCTTAAACCGTGCAATACGCCTCTTGAGGTGATCCCTTATCTCTGTCTCATCAAATGAAATGCCCTCTTTTATCTTTATGAAGAGTATCGATATCTCAGAACCCCTGCCGTCAGCTATGCCCACCATAGCGCACTCTTCAATCGAGCCATGCTCCATTATAACATCTTCAATCTCTCTGGGATAAATATTCATGCCGTCAACAATGATAAGGTCTTTCTTTCTGTCAACTATATAAATGTATCCGTCCTCGTCTATCCTCGCCATATCGCCTGTGTACAGCCAGCCGTCCTTTAAGACAGATGCGGTTTCATCCGGCCTGTTATAGTAACCTTTCATAACATTGGGGCCTTTGACCCTCAGTTCTCCTATCTCTCCGGAAGGCACTTTTACACCATCTTCTCCGATAACGCTGACCTCAACGCCCGGCAGCGGCAGGCCGAC
This region includes:
- a CDS encoding PIN domain-containing protein encodes the protein MAENKKGVYIFDTSALLAFIEDEDGAEYAEDLLIKAEQNEVTIFIAFVSLTEVMYITLQEKDEATAQSRVALIKSLSCIIEESSETLNFAAARLKSKNRISLADAYIAALCQEQNGILVHKDPEFEKLTPAINQHKLPYK
- a CDS encoding transposase, with the translated sequence MKRILWGGDFWTSGYFISTVGKHGNEETIMNYVKNQWRNPKEYERIYNNKQLVLFEQ
- a CDS encoding alkaline phosphatase family protein — translated: MFNIFKKKAAKQNKVIVLGIDGVPCSLLKRFIDSGVMPNLAKMIATGTLSPMTASIPEVSSTSWSTFMTGVNPGRHGIYGFTEVVKNTYKWKFPNADDLRSATLWDVAGRNGKRSVVLNVPSTYPARQLNGVLTSGFVSLDLKKATYPESAYEYLKSIGYKMDVDTQKARESSAALAENIKTTFGIRKKAILHFLNEDDWDLFIGVVTETDRLHHYLWAALDDDGHAIHNFFLDFYREIDALIGEMHKKAGDEIPFIILSDHGFTTIKKEIYLNSWLKERGYLKFTKDIPDSFETMHSESTVFALDPARFYIHSKGKYSRGCVDASGYEGLRKKLKSELLSFEVDGEKVIKEVLFKEEVYSGALLADAPDLVALPHKGFDLKSAINSKRDFLKAT
- a CDS encoding phosphoadenosine phosphosulfate reductase family protein, giving the protein MEEMERLMGLSLEEKIAHSKKIIKEAIDKFGVDNLALAWTGGKDSTTMTWLFRESCKELGVKMPMCMFIDEGYVFEEIWDIFNQLKKEWNLDARIAKNIDVASKAEKVGDMIKVSSLNERNRKEIALLEITDEEFPFEPESFIGNHLMKTIAMNMFLEENKITALATAIRWDEQEARVQETFFSPRKNPPHMRIQPILHFKERDIWDFIFKYKVPFCTLYNLGYRSLGAKGSTTKMSDIPAWEQDLENTYERAGRGQGKEEIMSKLRDLGYM